In Thermococcus camini, a genomic segment contains:
- the merA gene encoding mercury(II) reductase, producing the protein MKEYDFLIVGGGAAGFAAALRANELGVKTLMVNRGPIGGTCVNVGCVPTKYILTALELRKRALKHHYAGMVLREERFDFGELLNGKDELVKFLRREKYEEVLESLDNVDYISGSAGFKSNREVLVNGEKVGFGKALIATGARARILPIRGVEKARGRILTHVEALKLKDVPESVVIIGGRAQALEFAQIFARAGAEVTLLQRSVRIMPQAEPELAIELEDILSQEGINVNTSVRIKFLERMGDGVKVHAEVGERESTFEGEYLFFATGREPNTEGLGLENTDVKTDGKGFVIVDKTLKAGENIYAAGDVIGEPMLETVAAKEGFTAAGNALEGRNVEMDYRAVPRVVFTDPQLASVGLTDGDAQKVAKCLCSTVEFSNVPKALITGEERGLIKMVVDARTKEILGVHILAHNAAEMIHEAGMMIRNRMTVDEVTDTLHVFPTMSEAIKLVALSFKGDVSKMPCCAM; encoded by the coding sequence ATGAAAGAGTATGATTTTCTCATTGTTGGGGGCGGAGCCGCCGGTTTTGCCGCTGCCCTGAGGGCCAACGAGCTCGGTGTAAAAACCCTCATGGTCAACAGGGGGCCGATTGGAGGGACGTGCGTAAACGTCGGCTGCGTCCCCACAAAGTACATTCTAACGGCTCTTGAGCTCAGGAAGAGGGCCTTAAAGCACCATTACGCCGGAATGGTTCTTAGGGAGGAGAGGTTCGATTTTGGAGAGCTGTTAAATGGAAAAGACGAGCTCGTGAAGTTTCTCAGGAGAGAGAAGTATGAGGAGGTTCTTGAGAGTCTTGATAACGTTGACTACATCAGCGGTTCCGCGGGGTTCAAATCAAACCGTGAAGTCCTGGTGAACGGCGAGAAAGTTGGGTTTGGGAAGGCCCTCATTGCGACGGGGGCAAGGGCGAGGATTCTGCCCATAAGAGGAGTGGAGAAGGCCAGGGGCAGAATCTTAACGCACGTCGAGGCCCTTAAGCTTAAAGACGTCCCGGAGTCGGTTGTGATTATCGGCGGAAGAGCGCAGGCGCTGGAGTTTGCCCAGATCTTTGCGAGGGCCGGGGCTGAGGTGACCCTCCTTCAGAGGAGCGTCAGGATAATGCCCCAGGCGGAGCCCGAGCTGGCAATAGAGCTTGAGGACATCTTAAGCCAGGAAGGCATTAACGTGAACACCTCCGTGAGGATAAAGTTCCTTGAGAGGATGGGGGATGGAGTTAAGGTTCATGCCGAGGTCGGGGAAAGGGAAAGTACGTTTGAAGGGGAGTACCTTTTCTTCGCAACCGGGAGGGAGCCGAACACTGAAGGGTTGGGTCTTGAGAACACCGATGTTAAAACCGACGGGAAGGGCTTTGTGATCGTGGATAAAACCCTGAAGGCAGGTGAAAACATCTACGCCGCCGGAGATGTCATAGGTGAACCCATGCTTGAGACCGTCGCCGCCAAGGAGGGCTTTACCGCGGCGGGGAACGCCCTTGAGGGCAGAAACGTTGAGATGGACTACAGGGCAGTGCCGAGGGTCGTCTTTACGGACCCGCAGCTCGCAAGCGTGGGTTTGACCGATGGGGATGCGCAAAAGGTCGCGAAGTGCCTCTGCAGCACGGTGGAGTTCTCGAACGTCCCGAAGGCCCTCATCACCGGCGAGGAGAGGGGACTCATAAAGATGGTGGTCGATGCCAGAACGAAGGAAATCCTCGGGGTCCATATCCTCGCCCACAACGCCGCCGAGATGATCCACGAGGCGGGGATGATGATAAGAAACAGGATGACGGTGGATGAGGTCACAGACACGCTCCACGTCTTCCCGACTATGAGCGAGGCCATAAAGCTCGTTGCGCTTTCCTTCAAAGGTGACGTCTCAAAGATGCCCTGCTGTGCGATGTGA
- a CDS encoding DUF302 domain-containing protein — translation MEFYYVRRFDEDLDFLWERFKKKLEEAGFLLIGERIPVAITETENGIIADYHLLFICHSELVEELVKIDPNIGALLPCTGFGYRTEEGNYLGVTLPSVAWKIAGEKVVELMRPMEEQVKAIIDSL, via the coding sequence ATGGAGTTCTACTACGTCAGGCGTTTTGACGAGGATCTAGACTTCCTCTGGGAGCGCTTCAAGAAAAAGCTGGAGGAAGCGGGCTTTCTGCTCATCGGTGAGCGCATTCCGGTAGCTATAACCGAGACGGAAAACGGGATAATAGCCGACTACCACCTGCTCTTCATCTGCCACAGCGAGCTCGTTGAGGAGCTGGTAAAGATAGACCCCAACATAGGTGCCCTGCTCCCGTGCACCGGCTTCGGCTACAGGACTGAGGAGGGCAACTACCTCGGCGTTACCCTGCCGAGCGTCGCCTGGAAGATCGCAGGAGAGAAGGTTGTCGAGCTGATGAGGCCCATGGAGGAGCAGGTGAAGGCCATCATAGACTCCCTTTAA
- a CDS encoding CoA-binding protein, which produces MNVDGFRRIALVGASPNPDKYGNVILRDLLGKGFEVLPVNPKYDEIEGLRCYRSVRELPGDVDVIVFVVPPHVGLQVAKEAVEAGFKRLWFQPGAESDEIARFLDEEGVEYSFWKCIMVETSG; this is translated from the coding sequence ATGAATGTGGATGGCTTCAGGAGGATAGCCCTCGTTGGAGCAAGCCCTAACCCGGACAAGTACGGCAACGTAATACTCAGGGATCTGCTTGGTAAGGGCTTTGAGGTTCTTCCGGTTAACCCCAAGTATGACGAGATTGAGGGCCTCAGGTGCTACAGGAGCGTTCGAGAGCTTCCCGGGGACGTTGACGTGATAGTTTTTGTGGTTCCGCCCCACGTTGGGCTTCAGGTCGCAAAGGAAGCCGTTGAAGCAGGCTTCAAAAGGCTCTGGTTCCAGCCGGGGGCGGAGAGCGATGAGATAGCCAGGTTTCTCGATGAGGAAGGCGTGGAGTACAGCTTTTGGAAATGCATAATGGTAGAAACTTCGGGCTGA
- a CDS encoding FTR1 family iron permease: MSVGAFLITFREALEAAIIVAIIIAYLRRTNRANQIKDVWVGVILSVGFSLLLGIGILKFYGGLAEKELFEGIASYLAVIVLTSMIYWMATKGRNIKAEIESKVSKSIAPLALIGFTFIVVSREGLETVLFLTPFMTQNLTGTLLGLAAGLAGALVLAYLIYGVGMRIDLRRFFYFSSILLVFVAAGLAGYGTHELIEWAGEEGYSLGVFSAQAYDLGIPSGSIWHHKGAIGSVFAVLFGYSVSMEWGRVLVQFGYLITALYLVLRAYGKGPALNREKKAAESAA, encoded by the coding sequence ATGAGCGTTGGCGCTTTCCTAATAACATTCAGGGAGGCCCTTGAGGCGGCCATAATAGTGGCGATAATAATAGCATACCTGAGAAGAACCAACCGGGCGAACCAGATAAAGGACGTGTGGGTAGGAGTTATTCTTTCAGTTGGCTTTAGCCTGCTTCTTGGAATCGGTATACTGAAGTTCTACGGGGGCCTGGCGGAGAAGGAGCTCTTTGAGGGGATAGCCTCGTACCTGGCAGTGATAGTCCTAACCAGCATGATATACTGGATGGCAACTAAAGGAAGGAACATCAAAGCCGAGATAGAGAGCAAGGTGAGCAAGTCAATAGCCCCCCTGGCTCTAATAGGATTCACGTTCATCGTTGTCTCCAGGGAGGGGCTTGAGACGGTTCTCTTCCTCACGCCCTTCATGACCCAGAACCTAACCGGGACGCTCCTCGGTCTCGCCGCCGGGCTGGCCGGGGCGCTCGTGCTGGCATACCTGATATATGGGGTTGGAATGCGCATAGATCTGAGGAGGTTCTTCTACTTCAGCTCAATACTGCTCGTGTTCGTCGCCGCTGGCCTTGCGGGCTACGGCACTCACGAGCTTATCGAGTGGGCCGGGGAGGAGGGTTACTCCCTTGGAGTGTTCTCTGCCCAGGCATACGACCTCGGGATTCCGAGCGGAAGCATCTGGCACCACAAGGGAGCGATAGGCTCGGTCTTCGCGGTGCTCTTCGGCTACTCCGTGAGCATGGAGTGGGGGAGGGTATTGGTGCAGTTCGGCTATCTCATAACGGCCCTCTACCTCGTGCTCAGGGCCTACGGCAAGGGGCCGGCACTGAACCGCGAGAAGAAGGCCGCGGAGAGCGCGGCCTGA
- a CDS encoding cytochrome b5 domain-containing protein translates to MKRVTKVLIASGELLIAASLALMVTGLAMNDPTSTLGSLMSYETARRVHTIASYLFIPLFYVHTAAGLLVIANRTERLKTEKARRTLVGAWTVLTVLLVVAGFTAFGTGRLALGSVQATAVLTLEEVAKHSSENDCWVVVENRVYNVTSLIDTHPSGRDAILKYCGTNATEVFFLEHNQNDYEALQAYYIGTINGPIVNQGNSTEKG, encoded by the coding sequence GTGAAGCGCGTAACCAAGGTGCTCATAGCATCGGGGGAGCTGCTGATAGCGGCCAGTCTAGCACTGATGGTAACCGGCCTGGCAATGAACGACCCGACGTCAACCCTTGGGTCTCTGATGAGCTACGAAACTGCCAGGAGAGTCCACACCATAGCGTCGTACCTCTTCATCCCCCTCTTTTACGTCCACACTGCGGCGGGCCTCCTCGTTATTGCGAACAGAACGGAGAGGCTGAAAACAGAAAAGGCCAGAAGGACACTCGTCGGGGCCTGGACAGTCCTCACGGTGCTCCTCGTGGTGGCAGGATTTACCGCCTTCGGCACGGGGCGGTTGGCGTTAGGAAGCGTCCAGGCCACAGCAGTGCTGACCCTCGAAGAGGTCGCGAAGCACAGCAGCGAAAACGACTGCTGGGTCGTAGTCGAAAACAGGGTCTACAACGTCACGTCGCTGATAGACACCCACCCCAGCGGCAGGGATGCAATACTGAAATACTGCGGCACAAACGCGACCGAGGTCTTTTTCCTTGAACACAACCAGAACGACTACGAGGCACTCCAGGCATACTACATCGGCACAATCAACGGGCCGATTGTTAATCAAGGAAACAGCACAGAAAAAGGCTGA
- the iorB gene encoding indolepyruvate ferredoxin oxidoreductase subunit beta, translated as MGMNVIYCGVGGQGIVLMSNIVGEACARKGIHVVSGELHGLSQRSGSVIVHQRIGEGISPLIPYGEADVILALEPMEALRYIYFLKPGGTVITNTRLIHHPYETEGFVKGRIDKYVTYDEIVGRIRESGAELYEIDALKLAEEAGTALAQNVVLVGALSALPGFPIDRETMLEAVKASVPEKALEENIKAFELGYEAMKALL; from the coding sequence ATGGGAATGAACGTCATCTACTGCGGTGTCGGCGGACAGGGAATAGTGCTGATGTCTAACATAGTGGGGGAGGCCTGTGCGCGGAAGGGAATCCATGTCGTCAGCGGCGAGCTCCATGGGCTCTCCCAGAGGAGCGGTTCGGTGATAGTCCACCAGCGCATAGGCGAGGGCATATCACCCCTCATACCCTACGGCGAGGCGGACGTTATCCTGGCGCTTGAGCCGATGGAGGCGCTTAGGTATATATACTTCCTCAAACCCGGGGGAACGGTCATAACGAACACGCGCCTCATCCACCATCCATACGAGACAGAGGGCTTTGTGAAGGGCAGGATTGACAAGTACGTCACCTACGACGAGATAGTCGGCAGGATAAGGGAATCGGGGGCAGAGCTCTATGAGATAGACGCCCTCAAGCTCGCCGAAGAGGCCGGCACTGCCTTAGCCCAGAACGTTGTCCTCGTCGGTGCCCTCAGCGCCCTTCCCGGGTTCCCGATAGACAGGGAAACCATGCTTGAAGCTGTTAAGGCCAGCGTGCCGGAGAAAGCCCTTGAGGAGAACATCAAGGCCTTTGAGCTGGGCTATGAGGCAATGAAAGCACTTCTCTGA
- a CDS encoding peroxiredoxin encodes MVKVGEIVPDFEADAYLPEKDDIGKVKLSDYRGKWVVLAFYPADFTFVCPTELEELADYYEEFKKEGAEILSVSTDTAYVHKAWHDTSPAIKKIRYPMLADPAGKISRLFGTYIEDEGVSWRATFIIDPDGKVVHMEMHDLSIGRSAKEILRRLRASKYVREHPGQVCPASWEPGKETLEVSLDLVGKI; translated from the coding sequence ATGGTGAAGGTTGGAGAAATCGTCCCTGATTTTGAGGCCGATGCGTACCTCCCCGAGAAGGACGACATCGGAAAGGTCAAGCTTTCGGACTACAGGGGCAAGTGGGTTGTCCTTGCCTTTTATCCGGCTGACTTCACCTTCGTCTGCCCGACGGAGCTTGAGGAGCTGGCCGACTATTACGAGGAGTTCAAGAAGGAAGGGGCTGAAATACTCAGCGTCTCGACCGATACCGCCTACGTCCACAAGGCCTGGCACGACACATCGCCAGCTATAAAGAAGATAAGATACCCCATGCTCGCCGACCCTGCTGGAAAAATCTCACGGCTCTTCGGGACATACATCGAGGACGAGGGCGTTTCATGGAGGGCGACCTTCATAATAGACCCCGACGGAAAGGTCGTCCACATGGAGATGCACGACCTCAGCATAGGGAGGAGCGCGAAGGAGATCCTCAGGAGACTCAGGGCTTCCAAGTATGTAAGAGAACACCCCGGCCAGGTCTGCCCGGCGAGCTGGGAGCCCGGCAAGGAGACACTGGAGGTCAGCCTCGACCTGGTAGGAAAGATATGA
- a CDS encoding NADPH-dependent FMN reductase — protein sequence MKVKIILGTAREGRKSEGVARYLVKKAGALGWEAELIDVRDYLLAYTHRWKVTPEMEVYRNKILEADAILIVAPEYNGSYPGELKILLDTIYDEYEGLPLGIATVSSVTGGVRLLMELRTAAVNYRMLPVGQVLFYNVDDLFDGEELKDEKYKERVERLFRTLEKYAKALRPIREEVRDKLREKTEGV from the coding sequence ATGAAGGTCAAGATAATTCTCGGAACGGCAAGGGAAGGTAGAAAGAGTGAGGGGGTTGCGAGATACCTCGTGAAGAAGGCCGGGGCACTTGGCTGGGAGGCCGAGCTCATAGACGTCAGGGATTACCTTCTGGCCTACACCCACCGCTGGAAGGTAACGCCCGAGATGGAGGTCTACAGGAACAAAATCCTTGAGGCCGATGCCATTCTCATAGTTGCCCCCGAGTACAACGGGAGCTATCCGGGGGAGCTGAAGATCCTCCTCGATACCATCTACGACGAGTACGAAGGACTGCCCCTGGGCATCGCCACAGTCTCCAGCGTTACCGGGGGAGTGAGGCTCCTCATGGAGCTCAGAACGGCCGCGGTGAACTACCGCATGCTGCCGGTCGGGCAGGTTCTCTTCTACAACGTCGACGACCTGTTCGATGGTGAAGAGCTGAAGGACGAGAAGTACAAAGAACGGGTTGAACGGCTTTTCAGGACCCTTGAGAAGTACGCCAAGGCCCTGAGGCCGATAAGGGAGGAGGTAAGGGATAAACTGAGGGAGAAGACAGAGGGAGTCTAA
- a CDS encoding Lrp/AsnC family transcriptional regulator, which produces MDERDLLIYRLLRKNGRMKVSEIARELGISHPSARERLEKLERRGDLRVQALLNIRNRGFVSAVVNLKVRSMDEAEKLADVFAKCPRTVFVATTTGKYNLNLALIAESHSALEATIENTIRPMESVKEMDVSLGSSPAYPEFVDFKLEPTRKVASCGKVCTECYIYGKKCSGCPATVYFMGLGGGGRD; this is translated from the coding sequence ATGGACGAACGCGACCTGCTGATATACCGCCTGCTGAGGAAGAACGGCAGGATGAAGGTGTCTGAGATAGCGAGGGAGCTGGGGATAAGCCACCCCTCCGCGAGGGAGAGGCTTGAAAAGCTGGAGAGGCGGGGGGACTTAAGGGTTCAGGCACTGCTGAACATCAGGAATAGGGGCTTTGTCTCTGCGGTGGTGAACCTCAAGGTTCGAAGCATGGACGAGGCTGAGAAGCTGGCGGACGTTTTTGCAAAGTGTCCGAGAACGGTCTTCGTCGCCACGACGACCGGCAAGTACAACCTAAACCTGGCGCTCATAGCGGAGAGCCACTCTGCCCTTGAGGCTACCATAGAGAACACGATACGGCCCATGGAGTCGGTTAAGGAGATGGACGTCTCCCTAGGTTCGTCTCCGGCCTATCCAGAGTTCGTTGACTTCAAGCTGGAGCCGACGAGGAAAGTTGCCTCCTGCGGGAAGGTCTGCACGGAGTGCTACATCTACGGCAAGAAGTGCTCGGGCTGTCCGGCGACGGTTTACTTCATGGGGCTGGGGGGAGGGGGTAGGGATTAG
- a CDS encoding DUF998 domain-containing protein, whose protein sequence is MRHLKYSGIAGVIVYWLFVAWSIGKNPWFSFWSNALSDLGSPEMARASWIYNYGLIVTAIFMLAFSVYLVFSAGNKLQTAGGAYVSISSLFLALIGVFHAGTRPHSFVSTYFFVQFFLGMLIYGVGSKDKAIRYGSLLLFALALLGTFVHWPSVALIETYEIALIAVFTLLVAVKY, encoded by the coding sequence ATGAGGCACCTCAAGTACTCAGGAATAGCCGGCGTCATAGTGTACTGGCTCTTTGTCGCATGGAGCATAGGCAAAAACCCCTGGTTTTCCTTCTGGAGCAACGCCCTGAGCGACCTGGGCTCGCCGGAGATGGCACGCGCTTCATGGATATACAACTACGGCCTCATTGTCACGGCAATTTTCATGCTCGCCTTCTCGGTCTATCTGGTTTTCTCAGCTGGGAACAAGCTCCAGACAGCTGGAGGTGCTTATGTTAGCATATCCTCGCTCTTTCTGGCTCTCATTGGGGTCTTCCATGCCGGCACGAGGCCCCACTCCTTCGTCTCGACCTACTTCTTCGTCCAGTTTTTCCTGGGGATGCTCATTTACGGAGTGGGTTCGAAAGATAAGGCCATCCGGTATGGTTCCCTCCTGCTCTTTGCACTCGCCCTGCTGGGAACCTTTGTTCACTGGCCCTCGGTGGCGCTGATAGAGACCTATGAAATAGCTCTGATAGCTGTGTTCACCCTGCTGGTTGCGGTTAAGTACTGA
- a CDS encoding YgaP family membrane protein: protein MERNEGTLDRLLRIVIGIVLLGIWAGMNVPYETVLLIVGLIALVTGLTGFCAIYKLLGISTCKEC from the coding sequence ATGGAGAGAAACGAGGGAACCCTCGACAGGCTTTTGAGGATAGTTATAGGAATAGTACTGCTCGGCATATGGGCGGGCATGAACGTGCCCTACGAGACCGTGCTTTTGATAGTCGGTCTCATCGCACTGGTGACCGGACTTACCGGCTTCTGTGCAATTTATAAACTCCTGGGCATAAGTACCTGCAAAGAGTGCTGA
- a CDS encoding YHS domain-containing protein, which produces MPIDPVCGMEVSEDTGLKAEYGGKVYYFCSPGCKVEFEANPEKYIGGMGGHSHHGHSHHGHHMGHRRGGCGHMHF; this is translated from the coding sequence ATGCCGATTGATCCGGTCTGCGGAATGGAGGTGAGTGAGGACACCGGACTTAAAGCCGAGTATGGTGGAAAGGTCTACTACTTCTGCTCCCCGGGATGCAAGGTGGAGTTCGAGGCAAACCCCGAGAAGTACATCGGGGGCATGGGGGGCCACTCTCATCACGGGCACTCTCATCACGGGCACCACATGGGGCACCGCAGGGGTGGTTGCGGCCACATGCACTTCTGA
- a CDS encoding thiamine pyrophosphate-dependent enzyme — protein sequence MSLKEVLKEEPHTGYMLTNEAIVRAALKADVKVTAFYPGSPQTEILDTFDRVSRYRDDIVVEIAANEKVALETVAGASFVGLRGFTSMKSVGGNVASDTLYSLAYTGVKAGLVVVIADDPYAHSSQSEQDGRWFGYTAYLPMLEPANPQEAYDLVRKAFEISERYGSLVLVRTTTRVNHQSGLVKVGKLERKPFERLSWKENRRGYATVGSLARKFKAELLEKVEKMKDDPELLALNRVEFFDGKELREAKPEEARGVGIITSGVPNSYVIESLGKLGGEAYILKLGVLNPLPEKLIGDFVEGLDKVIVVEELSPYIEGFVREIAKDRNPELEIIGKRSGHFLEMLEYNVPIVIKVLAEVLGKNLPFDYEGHFRKMWELAKFAPPRMPTFCAGCPHRATFWTLRRAMGRIENYYLANDIGCYSMLALEHIGWTDSLLAMGASLGIAHGVQHSAQERVVAVVGDSTFFHAALPGIVNAIRNNSKMTLIILDNAVTAMTGQQAHPGSPKKVNPYEKRLDIEAVLRGLGIEKIVVVDSFQARKNIGKFREALKYDGLSVIISRGECALYHFREYRRAGGKIVPYFVDKDACERAYNCIRDFGCPAIVIDENDKKAKILPEVCVGCGVCAQLCPHNAIHSTAVLYGGEDKPYVTVEDYRELEKLIGRGWE from the coding sequence ATGTCCCTGAAGGAAGTTCTGAAAGAGGAACCCCACACGGGGTATATGCTGACCAACGAAGCGATAGTCAGGGCCGCGCTGAAGGCCGATGTGAAGGTGACGGCCTTCTACCCCGGCTCTCCCCAGACGGAGATTCTGGACACGTTTGACAGGGTGTCCCGCTACCGCGACGACATCGTGGTCGAGATAGCCGCGAACGAAAAGGTCGCCCTGGAGACCGTCGCAGGAGCCTCTTTCGTCGGTCTGAGGGGCTTCACCTCCATGAAGAGCGTCGGCGGAAACGTTGCCTCCGATACGCTCTACTCCCTCGCCTACACCGGCGTGAAAGCCGGCTTGGTGGTGGTCATAGCGGACGACCCCTACGCGCACTCCTCCCAGTCGGAGCAGGACGGCAGGTGGTTCGGCTACACCGCTTACCTGCCAATGCTTGAGCCGGCAAATCCGCAGGAGGCCTATGATCTCGTCAGGAAGGCCTTCGAGATAAGCGAGAGGTACGGAAGCCTTGTACTCGTCCGAACCACAACGAGGGTGAACCACCAGAGCGGCCTGGTGAAGGTCGGGAAGCTTGAGAGGAAGCCCTTTGAAAGACTCTCCTGGAAGGAGAACAGGAGGGGCTACGCGACCGTGGGTTCCCTCGCGAGGAAGTTCAAGGCGGAGCTTTTGGAGAAGGTTGAAAAAATGAAGGACGACCCCGAGCTCTTGGCCTTAAACCGCGTCGAGTTCTTTGATGGAAAGGAGCTCAGGGAGGCAAAGCCGGAAGAAGCGAGGGGAGTGGGCATCATAACCTCCGGTGTTCCGAACTCCTACGTCATTGAGAGCCTCGGGAAGCTCGGTGGAGAAGCCTACATCCTCAAGCTCGGCGTTCTTAATCCCCTTCCGGAGAAGCTCATCGGCGACTTCGTAGAGGGGCTCGATAAGGTCATCGTCGTTGAGGAGCTTTCGCCGTATATCGAGGGCTTCGTGAGGGAAATCGCCAAGGACAGGAACCCGGAACTTGAGATCATCGGCAAGAGGAGCGGCCACTTCCTTGAGATGCTGGAGTACAACGTGCCGATAGTCATAAAGGTTCTCGCGGAGGTTCTTGGGAAAAACCTGCCATTCGACTACGAGGGACACTTCAGGAAGATGTGGGAGCTCGCCAAGTTCGCCCCGCCGAGGATGCCGACCTTCTGTGCGGGCTGTCCACACAGGGCCACCTTCTGGACGCTGAGGAGGGCGATGGGCAGGATAGAAAACTACTATCTCGCCAACGACATCGGCTGCTATTCCATGCTGGCCCTTGAGCACATCGGCTGGACGGACTCCCTCCTGGCCATGGGCGCTTCCCTCGGCATAGCCCACGGCGTCCAGCATTCTGCTCAGGAGAGGGTTGTAGCAGTCGTCGGCGATTCAACTTTCTTCCACGCGGCTTTACCGGGCATAGTCAACGCGATCAGAAACAACTCCAAGATGACGCTGATAATCCTCGACAACGCGGTAACGGCCATGACCGGCCAGCAGGCCCACCCAGGCAGTCCGAAAAAGGTGAACCCGTACGAGAAGAGGCTCGACATAGAGGCCGTTCTGAGGGGACTGGGAATAGAGAAGATAGTCGTCGTTGACTCATTCCAGGCGAGGAAGAACATCGGCAAGTTCAGAGAGGCTTTGAAGTACGATGGCCTTTCCGTGATAATATCCCGCGGGGAGTGCGCCCTCTACCACTTCCGCGAATACCGCCGTGCCGGGGGGAAGATAGTTCCATACTTCGTGGACAAGGACGCCTGTGAGAGGGCCTACAACTGCATCCGCGACTTCGGCTGCCCGGCGATAGTCATAGACGAGAACGATAAGAAGGCCAAGATACTCCCGGAGGTCTGCGTCGGCTGCGGCGTCTGCGCCCAGCTCTGTCCACACAACGCGATCCACTCGACGGCAGTCCTCTACGGCGGCGAGGATAAACCGTACGTGACGGTTGAAGACTACCGCGAGCTGGAAAAGCTCATCGGGAGGGGATGGGAATGA
- a CDS encoding heavy-metal-associated domain-containing protein, giving the protein MTEVVLKIPNMSCSHCVMRITKAIESVGAKGNVSLEEKKAVVEFDPGKVRLEDIVKAIERYGYEVEVA; this is encoded by the coding sequence ATGACCGAAGTCGTGTTGAAGATACCGAATATGAGCTGCAGCCACTGCGTCATGAGAATAACCAAGGCCATAGAGAGCGTCGGTGCCAAGGGAAACGTTAGCCTTGAGGAAAAGAAGGCCGTTGTGGAGTTTGACCCTGGGAAGGTGCGCCTTGAGGACATAGTTAAGGCCATCGAAAGGTACGGCTACGAAGTGGAGGTGGCCTGA